The following coding sequences lie in one Agrobacterium vitis genomic window:
- a CDS encoding acetamidase/formamidase family protein, whose amino-acid sequence MCIACTHTIHRAQHHFGWDKDFKPALVAKPGETILFECMDASGGQLGADATPASLATLDFAGINPVSGPVYIEGAMPGDVVKVSIRKFHPSGLGWTANIPGFGLLADQFKDPALHVWHYDSVSMIPALYGPGGKVPLKPFAGTIGLAPADPGPHSVVPPRRVGGNLDIRDLSAGVTLYLPVEVEGGLFSVGDTHAAQGDGEVCGTAIESRMDVELTLDLVKGMALQSPRFTVTEPVTRHLDGAGYEVTTGIGPDLMTGAREAVMRMVDLLAAEHGMAPVDAYMLCSVCGDLRISEVVDMPNWVVSFYFPRIVFA is encoded by the coding sequence ATGTGCATCGCCTGCACCCATACCATCCACCGCGCCCAGCATCACTTCGGCTGGGACAAGGATTTCAAACCGGCGCTGGTCGCAAAACCAGGCGAAACGATCCTGTTTGAATGCATGGATGCCTCCGGCGGCCAGCTCGGCGCCGATGCAACGCCTGCGAGCCTTGCGACCCTGGATTTTGCCGGAATCAACCCGGTGTCCGGCCCGGTTTATATCGAGGGTGCCATGCCCGGCGATGTGGTCAAGGTCTCCATCCGCAAGTTTCATCCCTCCGGCCTGGGCTGGACCGCCAATATTCCGGGCTTTGGCCTGCTCGCCGATCAGTTCAAGGACCCGGCCCTGCATGTCTGGCACTATGATTCGGTGTCGATGATCCCTGCCCTTTACGGCCCAGGCGGCAAGGTGCCGCTGAAACCCTTCGCCGGAACCATCGGGCTTGCGCCAGCCGACCCCGGTCCGCACTCAGTCGTGCCGCCGCGCAGGGTCGGCGGCAATCTTGACATCCGCGATCTCTCGGCGGGTGTGACGCTTTATCTGCCAGTCGAGGTCGAGGGCGGATTGTTTTCGGTCGGTGACACCCATGCCGCGCAAGGCGATGGGGAAGTGTGCGGCACCGCTATCGAAAGCCGCATGGATGTGGAACTGACGCTGGATCTGGTGAAGGGCATGGCCCTGCAAAGCCCGCGCTTCACCGTGACCGAACCCGTCACCCGGCATCTGGACGGCGCGGGCTATGAGGTGACGACCGGCATCGGCCCTGACCTGATGACCGGCGCCCGCGAGGCCGTGATGCGAATGGTCGATCTTCTGGCCGCCGAGCATGGCATGGCCCCGGTCGATGCCTATATGCTTTGCTCGGTCTGCGGCGATCTCAGAATCAGCGAAGTGGTCGATATGCCGAACTGGGTGGTGAGCTTTTATTTTCCCCGGATCGTTTTTGCCTGA
- a CDS encoding acyl-CoA dehydrogenase family protein, giving the protein MLFPEVKKKGSAEVLATLRQLDLAMGDPWDTAAPASFAQIMADDEAERFPARPYDALVGESISQWLVPEGAGGMMFSYPESLQMYRAIARRDMTLATIAILPFIGYLAIVTCGTEEQIREYGRFVASGGSISWGLSEGRHGSDLLTNETTAIKDGEFYRVNGEKWPIGFADRAGAMIVHARTDEAISPVSHTMLIVDRSHLERKNYRVLPNERLYGVRGLPLGGVRYEDAKVPVGQVLGREGAGLEVSLKSQQSLRLGVAAMCLGAVDTGLRLAYGFAANRSLYGNQKVIELPVSRRQIADAFADLMISEIMVASATRLVHCLPRQLFLYSSISKYLVPKRLEQSLQSLATVIGARFYLRDGFGHGVFQKLLRDIGMTGFVDGNSYVNMRVVGSQMELALGKALAAREQPFDAARRALLDDIYDIRRPVGPPRWSKLGLSGNGDDISLAGLPDALRELKPLVSESEYALVVSVMDEVVKLDQARREAQARLGRGFSNSANFYALTDRYCSLNAAACCIQFAVANAGGMPASLPDGSGWLGYCLKRIMHWMYPTEFLPEPEEVSGLIEVIGDLYQSNRAFSVFPFEYAGSRESMEQGGKLLTNS; this is encoded by the coding sequence ATGCTATTTCCCGAGGTGAAGAAAAAAGGGTCTGCCGAGGTCCTGGCGACATTGCGGCAGCTGGATCTGGCCATGGGCGATCCGTGGGATACGGCAGCACCGGCCTCCTTCGCGCAGATCATGGCTGATGACGAAGCAGAGCGGTTTCCGGCCCGTCCCTATGATGCGCTGGTGGGTGAAAGCATCAGTCAATGGCTGGTGCCGGAAGGTGCTGGCGGCATGATGTTTTCCTATCCGGAATCCCTGCAAATGTACCGGGCCATTGCCCGCCGCGATATGACCCTGGCAACCATCGCCATCCTGCCCTTCATCGGCTATCTGGCGATTGTCACCTGCGGCACGGAAGAGCAGATCCGGGAATATGGACGCTTCGTGGCCTCTGGTGGCTCGATTTCCTGGGGGTTGAGCGAAGGCCGCCATGGCAGCGACCTTCTGACCAACGAGACCACGGCGATCAAGGATGGCGAGTTCTACCGCGTCAATGGCGAGAAATGGCCGATTGGTTTTGCCGATCGGGCCGGTGCGATGATCGTTCATGCCCGCACGGACGAGGCGATTTCGCCGGTCTCTCACACGATGCTGATCGTTGATCGTAGTCATCTTGAGCGCAAGAACTACCGGGTTCTGCCCAATGAACGTCTTTACGGCGTGCGCGGCCTGCCGCTGGGCGGGGTGCGCTACGAGGATGCCAAGGTGCCGGTTGGTCAGGTGCTTGGCCGCGAAGGTGCCGGGTTGGAAGTATCGCTGAAAAGCCAGCAATCCCTGCGGCTTGGCGTGGCTGCCATGTGCCTCGGCGCTGTCGATACCGGCTTGCGGCTGGCCTATGGCTTTGCTGCCAACCGAAGCCTCTATGGCAACCAGAAGGTGATCGAATTGCCGGTCAGCCGTCGCCAGATCGCCGATGCCTTTGCCGATCTGATGATCTCGGAAATCATGGTCGCCTCTGCCACTCGGCTGGTGCATTGCCTGCCTCGCCAGCTTTTCCTTTATTCCTCCATTTCCAAATATCTGGTGCCGAAGCGGCTGGAACAATCGCTGCAAAGCCTGGCAACAGTGATCGGCGCGCGCTTCTACCTGCGCGATGGTTTCGGTCACGGCGTCTTCCAGAAGCTGCTGCGCGATATCGGCATGACCGGCTTTGTCGATGGCAATAGCTATGTGAACATGCGCGTCGTTGGCAGCCAGATGGAACTGGCGCTTGGCAAGGCGCTGGCTGCTCGTGAACAGCCGTTCGATGCAGCGCGCCGGGCGTTGCTGGATGATATCTACGATATCCGCCGTCCTGTGGGTCCGCCGCGCTGGAGCAAGCTTGGTCTTTCCGGCAATGGCGATGATATCAGTCTGGCTGGCCTTCCCGATGCGCTGCGCGAGTTGAAGCCATTGGTGTCGGAGAGCGAATATGCGCTGGTAGTGAGCGTGATGGATGAGGTCGTTAAGCTGGATCAGGCTCGGCGCGAGGCTCAGGCGAGACTTGGTCGCGGATTTTCCAACAGCGCCAATTTCTATGCGCTGACAGACCGCTATTGCAGCCTGAATGCCGCCGCCTGCTGCATTCAGTTTGCCGTGGCCAATGCTGGTGGCATGCCTGCCTCACTGCCGGATGGATCGGGCTGGCTTGGCTATTGCCTGAAGCGGATCATGCACTGGATGTACCCGACCGAGTTCCTGCCAGAGCCGGAAGAGGTGTCCGGCCTGATCGAGGTGATCGGTGATCTCTATCAGTCCAACCGGGCCTTCTCGGTTTTCCCCTTCGAATATGCGGGAAGCCGCGAAAGCATGGAACAGGGCGGCAAGCTGCTGACCAATAGTTGA
- a CDS encoding acyl-CoA dehydrogenase family protein produces MTTSAFYLDRLRTLLGDPLEDDHPFSFATAVKADLDGDSLDLQATALVESGFIRQIIPAHWKTGGELVDLEAVLEMARLLAGRNPSLMPRLMYSIGAITVLDLAGTEAQRKTLSDWLLAGHSVALAVNEPGIRSDLINNQTKAERQGDWYVINGRKWLVGQAEKARALMVMAKTGAGGPAAFSLFLIDRQPQWESTLPHPRAELSGMRGIDVADVDIDVACVNVANRVGGEGEGIELVFRAESVIKLLSIGAMLGPCESALRLTYGEIAKQANGGHPHQHFLLAGAYADYRIMDSVAKAAARFASFRPQHFPVAAAVAKQIAQEFSSRIFTSLMAALGARSVLAEEPVSAILQKLRRDGEVAQYMDINPQVNLGMLANQLPSLTKRRAKLEPGLADALFAQLQAELSPSSPCPAMVLAKVPMLNRAGEPLTDLLPGLADRFSKLTSEHDRAVVDALQEAETRFAALEEGMTELLALRQGERPEAVNAGAQFARLYAVSCCTLSALAEGGDDLLPFMLQRLLAGDRYAFSGEDRFYQAAWHSLAEAMGAGEDVYGDERRHAAV; encoded by the coding sequence ATGACAACATCCGCCTTCTATCTCGACCGGTTGCGGACGCTGTTGGGCGATCCGCTTGAAGATGACCACCCCTTTTCCTTCGCCACTGCCGTGAAGGCCGATCTTGACGGCGATAGTCTCGACCTCCAGGCCACGGCGCTGGTCGAGTCAGGCTTTATCCGGCAGATCATTCCAGCCCATTGGAAGACGGGCGGGGAATTGGTGGATCTGGAAGCGGTGCTTGAAATGGCGCGCCTTCTGGCGGGCCGCAATCCATCGCTGATGCCTCGGCTGATGTATTCCATCGGGGCAATCACGGTGCTCGATCTGGCTGGCACTGAGGCGCAGCGTAAGACCCTGTCGGACTGGCTGCTTGCGGGCCACAGCGTAGCCCTTGCCGTCAACGAACCCGGCATTCGCAGCGATCTGATCAACAACCAGACAAAGGCGGAACGTCAGGGTGACTGGTATGTGATCAATGGCCGCAAATGGCTGGTTGGTCAGGCCGAAAAGGCGCGGGCCTTGATGGTCATGGCCAAGACGGGTGCAGGCGGACCGGCGGCTTTCTCGCTGTTTCTGATCGACCGGCAACCGCAATGGGAATCCACCCTGCCACACCCACGGGCAGAACTGAGCGGCATGCGCGGCATCGATGTCGCCGATGTCGATATTGATGTGGCCTGTGTCAATGTTGCAAACCGGGTGGGTGGCGAAGGCGAAGGCATCGAGCTGGTATTTCGCGCCGAATCTGTCATCAAGCTTCTGTCGATTGGTGCCATGCTCGGCCCCTGCGAAAGCGCCTTGCGGCTGACCTATGGCGAGATAGCCAAACAGGCCAATGGCGGCCATCCGCATCAGCATTTTCTGCTGGCCGGTGCCTATGCCGATTACCGGATCATGGACAGTGTCGCGAAAGCCGCAGCCCGCTTCGCGTCTTTCCGTCCGCAGCATTTTCCGGTGGCGGCGGCGGTCGCCAAACAGATCGCCCAGGAATTCAGCAGCCGGATTTTCACCAGCTTGATGGCAGCCCTGGGTGCCCGCTCGGTGCTGGCGGAGGAGCCGGTCTCGGCGATCCTTCAGAAATTGCGCCGCGACGGTGAAGTGGCGCAATATATGGATATCAATCCGCAGGTTAACCTCGGCATGTTGGCCAATCAATTGCCCAGTCTGACGAAGCGCCGCGCCAAGCTTGAACCGGGTCTTGCCGATGCGCTGTTTGCGCAATTGCAGGCGGAACTGTCACCGTCCTCGCCTTGCCCGGCCATGGTGCTTGCCAAAGTGCCGATGCTGAACAGGGCAGGTGAGCCATTGACGGATCTGTTGCCCGGGCTTGCAGACCGGTTTTCCAAGCTGACATCCGAGCACGACCGTGCGGTGGTGGACGCGCTGCAAGAGGCAGAGACACGTTTTGCCGCCCTTGAAGAGGGCATGACTGAACTGCTGGCCCTGCGCCAGGGCGAACGGCCGGAAGCCGTCAATGCGGGAGCTCAATTTGCACGGCTCTATGCCGTTTCCTGCTGCACGCTATCGGCACTGGCTGAGGGCGGGGACGATCTTCTGCCCTTCATGCTGCAACGCCTGCTGGCCGGTGATCGCTATGCCTTCAGCGGAGAAGATCGGTTCTATCAAGCGGCTTGGCATAGTCTCGCAGAAGCGATGGGGGCTGGTGAAGACGTTTATGGTGATGAAAGACGGCACGCTGCGGTTTAG
- a CDS encoding PfaD family polyunsaturated fatty acid/polyketide biosynthesis protein — translation MTINARFEDASATPAIVWDTPSIRRQLQKLDQPGSVVSDGTRLGVTSELEPLEAGFKVVCRYPALAPSALGDPDFLAHYDLRFPYMAGAMANGIASPDLVIALAQQGFLASYGAGGVRLEQVDQALAKITSALQGAPFSVNLIHSPSEPAMENGLIDILLRYGVTIVEASAFMGLTPALVRYRALGLRRREDGGIDIGHRLIAKVSRSEVASVFMEPAPENILKKLLAQGAISEDQAALAAQVPIADDITAEADSGGHTDRRPLVVLLPILLRQAQKVAEKNGYAKPIRIGVGGGLGSPKAIAAAFATGAAYVVTGSVNQACQESGSSPSVRALLAKCGFADTTMAPAADMFELGVELQVLKRGTLFASRAKMLYDLYRRYDSLDALPEPVVQELEQKLFKQSLADVWRMTADYFVGRDPKQVTEAEADPKRKMALVFRAYLGKASHWANAGEEGRQIDYQIWSGPAIGDFNEWTAGTYLEQPEGRRVVDVATHLLQGAAFETRLHWLAMAGVRFPHPMSYEIAPL, via the coding sequence ATGACGATCAATGCACGATTTGAAGACGCCTCCGCAACGCCTGCTATTGTCTGGGACACCCCGTCAATCCGTCGGCAATTGCAGAAATTGGATCAACCTGGCTCCGTGGTCAGCGATGGCACCCGGCTTGGGGTGACCTCGGAACTGGAGCCGCTGGAAGCCGGTTTCAAAGTGGTCTGCCGCTATCCTGCCCTGGCGCCAAGTGCGCTGGGGGACCCGGATTTCCTGGCCCATTACGATCTGCGCTTCCCCTATATGGCAGGCGCGATGGCCAATGGCATCGCCTCGCCGGACCTGGTTATTGCGCTGGCGCAGCAGGGGTTTCTGGCAAGCTATGGTGCAGGCGGCGTTCGGCTGGAACAGGTCGATCAGGCGCTGGCCAAGATTACCTCGGCGCTACAAGGCGCGCCGTTTTCAGTCAATCTCATCCATAGCCCCAGTGAACCGGCTATGGAAAATGGCCTGATCGATATTCTGCTGCGCTATGGTGTCACCATTGTCGAAGCCTCCGCCTTCATGGGGTTGACGCCTGCACTGGTGCGTTACCGGGCGCTTGGCCTTCGCCGCAGGGAGGATGGCGGCATCGATATTGGCCATCGGCTGATCGCCAAGGTCTCTCGCTCGGAAGTGGCCTCGGTCTTCATGGAGCCTGCGCCGGAAAACATCTTGAAAAAGCTGCTGGCCCAGGGCGCGATCAGCGAGGACCAGGCCGCATTGGCGGCCCAGGTGCCGATTGCCGACGACATTACGGCTGAAGCCGATTCCGGCGGGCATACCGACCGCAGACCGCTGGTCGTATTGCTGCCGATCCTGCTGCGGCAGGCGCAGAAAGTGGCCGAGAAGAATGGTTACGCCAAGCCGATCCGCATCGGTGTCGGTGGCGGACTTGGCTCGCCCAAGGCAATTGCCGCCGCCTTTGCAACGGGTGCCGCCTATGTGGTGACCGGGTCGGTCAATCAGGCGTGTCAGGAATCCGGCTCATCGCCTTCGGTGCGCGCCCTTTTGGCCAAATGCGGCTTTGCCGATACGACAATGGCACCGGCTGCTGATATGTTCGAGCTTGGGGTGGAGTTGCAGGTGTTGAAGCGCGGCACGCTGTTCGCCAGCCGCGCCAAGATGCTCTACGATCTCTATCGCCGCTATGACAGTCTCGACGCCCTGCCTGAACCGGTGGTGCAAGAGCTGGAGCAGAAACTGTTCAAGCAAAGCCTTGCCGATGTCTGGCGGATGACGGCGGATTATTTTGTCGGCCGCGACCCCAAACAGGTCACGGAGGCGGAAGCCGATCCGAAGCGCAAGATGGCGCTGGTGTTTCGGGCCTATCTTGGCAAGGCATCTCATTGGGCCAATGCCGGGGAAGAGGGGCGTCAGATCGACTACCAGATCTGGAGCGGTCCGGCGATTGGTGACTTCAACGAATGGACGGCTGGCACCTATCTGGAACAGCCGGAGGGACGCCGTGTCGTGGATGTCGCTACCCATCTGTTGCAGGGCGCGGCCTTTGAGACGCGGCTGCATTGGCTGGCCATGGCCGGTGTCCGCTTCCCCCATCCGATGTCCTATGAGATTGCGCCGCTATGA